From the Serratia nematodiphila DZ0503SBS1 genome, one window contains:
- the aceF gene encoding pyruvate dehydrogenase complex dihydrolipoyllysine-residue acetyltransferase → MSIEINVPDIGADEVEITEILVKVGDKVEAEQSLITVEGDKASMEVPSPQAGVVKEIKVAVGDKTETGKLIMIFEAAGAAEAAPAAKAEEKPAAAAAAPAAAAAKDVAVPDIGADEVEVTEILVKVGDKVEAEQSLITVEGDKASMEVPAPFAGTVKEIKIATGDKVKTGSLIMVFEVAGAASAAAPAAAQAPAAAAAPAASAAKDVAVPDIGGDEVEVTEVMVKVGDKVAAEQSLITVEGDKASMEVPAPFAGTVKEIKIATGDKVKTGSLIMVFEVEGAAPAAAAAPAAKADAAPAPAAAKAAAPAAKAEDKGEFAENAAYVHATPVIRRLAREFGVNLAKVKGTGRKGRILREDVQAYVKDAVKRAEAAPAAAGGGLPGMLPWPKVDFSKFGEIEEVEMGRIQKISGANLSRNWVMIPHVTHFDKTDITDLEAFRKQQNEEAAKRKLDVKFTPVVFIMKAVAAALEQMPRFNSSLSEDGQKLTLKKYINIGVAVDTPNGLVVPVFKDVNKKSITELSRELMTISKKARDGKLTAGEMQGGCFTISSLGGIGTTHFAPIVNAPEVAILGVSKSAMEPVWNGKEFMPRLMMPMSLSFDHRVIDGADGARFITIINNMLSDIRRLVM, encoded by the coding sequence ATGTCTATCGAAATCAACGTACCGGACATCGGTGCAGATGAAGTCGAAATCACCGAGATTCTGGTGAAGGTCGGCGATAAAGTTGAAGCGGAACAATCGCTGATCACCGTGGAAGGCGACAAGGCTTCCATGGAAGTGCCCTCCCCGCAGGCGGGCGTGGTGAAAGAGATCAAAGTGGCGGTCGGCGATAAAACCGAAACCGGCAAACTGATCATGATCTTCGAAGCGGCAGGCGCAGCGGAAGCTGCTCCGGCGGCGAAAGCGGAAGAAAAACCGGCAGCAGCAGCTGCTGCTCCGGCTGCCGCTGCTGCCAAAGACGTTGCTGTGCCGGACATTGGCGCCGACGAAGTCGAAGTGACCGAGATCCTGGTGAAAGTGGGCGACAAGGTGGAAGCCGAGCAGTCCCTGATCACCGTGGAAGGCGACAAGGCTTCCATGGAAGTCCCTGCGCCGTTCGCGGGCACCGTGAAAGAGATCAAGATCGCGACCGGCGACAAAGTGAAAACCGGCTCCCTGATCATGGTGTTCGAAGTGGCTGGCGCCGCTTCCGCTGCTGCTCCGGCTGCGGCGCAAGCACCGGCTGCCGCTGCAGCGCCTGCGGCCTCTGCGGCCAAAGACGTCGCCGTGCCGGACATCGGCGGTGACGAAGTCGAAGTGACCGAAGTGATGGTCAAGGTAGGCGACAAGGTTGCCGCCGAGCAGTCTCTGATCACCGTGGAAGGCGACAAGGCCTCTATGGAAGTGCCAGCGCCGTTCGCGGGCACCGTGAAAGAGATCAAGATCGCGACCGGCGACAAAGTGAAAACCGGCTCCCTGATCATGGTGTTCGAAGTGGAAGGCGCTGCGCCTGCCGCTGCCGCCGCGCCAGCCGCTAAAGCGGACGCTGCGCCGGCGCCGGCCGCCGCGAAAGCCGCCGCTCCGGCTGCGAAAGCTGAAGACAAAGGCGAGTTCGCCGAGAACGCGGCCTACGTGCACGCGACTCCGGTCATTCGTCGTCTGGCGCGTGAATTCGGCGTTAACCTGGCGAAAGTGAAAGGTACCGGTCGTAAAGGCCGCATCCTGCGCGAAGACGTTCAGGCTTACGTGAAAGACGCGGTGAAACGCGCTGAAGCGGCTCCGGCTGCTGCCGGCGGCGGTCTGCCGGGCATGCTGCCATGGCCGAAAGTGGACTTCAGCAAGTTCGGCGAGATCGAAGAAGTCGAAATGGGCCGCATCCAGAAGATCTCTGGCGCGAACCTGAGCCGCAACTGGGTGATGATCCCGCACGTGACTCACTTCGACAAAACTGATATCACCGATCTGGAAGCGTTCCGCAAGCAGCAGAACGAAGAAGCGGCCAAGCGCAAGCTGGACGTGAAGTTCACGCCTGTCGTGTTCATCATGAAAGCCGTTGCTGCCGCTCTGGAGCAGATGCCGCGCTTCAACAGCTCGCTGTCCGAAGATGGCCAGAAGCTGACGCTGAAGAAATACATCAACATCGGCGTGGCGGTAGATACCCCGAACGGCCTGGTGGTTCCGGTGTTCAAGGACGTGAACAAGAAGAGCATCACCGAGCTGTCTCGCGAGCTGATGACCATCTCCAAGAAAGCGCGCGACGGCAAGCTGACCGCGGGCGAGATGCAGGGCGGCTGCTTCACCATCTCCAGCCTGGGCGGTATCGGGACGACTCACTTCGCGCCGATCGTCAATGCGCCGGAAGTGGCTATCCTGGGCGTCTCCAAGTCTGCGATGGAGCCGGTCTGGAACGGTAAAGAGTTCATGCCGCGCCTGATGATGCCGATGTCGCTGTCCTTCGACCACCGCGTTATCGACGGTGCCGATGGTGCGCGCTTCATCACCATCATCAACAACATGTTGTCCGACATTCGCCGTCTGGTGATGTAA
- the lpdA gene encoding dihydrolipoyl dehydrogenase has product MSTEIKTQVVVLGAGPAGYSAAFRCADLGLETVLVERYSTLGGVCLNVGCIPSKALLHVAKVIEEAKALAEHGIVFGEPKTDIDKVRVWKEKVITQLTGGLAGMAKGRKVKVVNGLGKFTGANTLVVEGENGPTTINFDNAIIAAGSRPIQLPFIPHEDPRVWDSTDALELKTVPERLLVMGGGIIGLEMGTVYHALGSQIDVVEMFDQVIPAADKDVVKVFTKRISKQFNLMLETKVTAVEAKEDGIYVTMEGKKAPAEPQRYDAVLVAIGRVPNGKLLDAGKAGVEVDERGFINVDKQLRTNVPHIFAIGDIVGQPMLAHKGVHEGHVAAEVIAGMKHYFDPKVIPSIAYTEPEVAWVGLTEKEAKEKGISYETSTFPWAASGRAIASDCADGMTKLIFDKETHRIIGGAIVGTNGGELLGEIGLAIEMGCDAEDIALTIHAHPTLHESVGLAAEIYEGSITDLPNPKAKKK; this is encoded by the coding sequence ATGAGTACTGAAATTAAAACTCAGGTCGTGGTACTTGGGGCGGGCCCGGCAGGTTACTCTGCAGCCTTTCGTTGCGCTGACTTAGGTCTTGAAACCGTTCTGGTTGAACGTTATTCCACTCTGGGCGGGGTTTGCCTGAACGTGGGATGTATCCCTTCCAAAGCACTGCTGCACGTTGCCAAAGTGATCGAAGAAGCCAAAGCGCTGGCCGAACACGGCATCGTTTTCGGCGAGCCGAAAACCGACATCGACAAAGTGCGCGTCTGGAAAGAAAAAGTCATCACACAGCTGACCGGCGGTCTGGCTGGCATGGCCAAAGGCCGTAAAGTGAAAGTGGTCAACGGCCTGGGCAAGTTCACCGGCGCTAACACCCTGGTTGTGGAAGGCGAAAACGGCCCAACCACCATCAACTTCGACAACGCCATCATCGCCGCAGGTTCTCGTCCGATCCAACTGCCATTCATTCCTCATGAAGATCCACGCGTGTGGGATTCTACCGATGCGCTGGAACTGAAAACCGTCCCAGAGCGTCTGCTGGTTATGGGCGGCGGCATCATCGGCCTGGAAATGGGCACCGTATACCATGCGCTGGGTTCACAGATCGACGTCGTTGAAATGTTCGATCAGGTTATCCCGGCGGCAGATAAAGACGTGGTGAAAGTCTTCACCAAACGTATCAGCAAGCAGTTCAACCTGATGCTGGAAACCAAAGTGACCGCGGTAGAAGCCAAAGAAGACGGCATCTACGTCACGATGGAAGGTAAAAAAGCGCCGGCAGAACCACAGCGTTACGACGCGGTGCTGGTGGCGATCGGCCGCGTGCCGAATGGCAAACTGCTGGATGCCGGCAAAGCCGGTGTTGAAGTTGACGAGCGTGGCTTCATCAACGTCGACAAACAGCTGCGCACCAACGTGCCGCACATCTTCGCCATCGGCGACATCGTCGGTCAGCCGATGCTGGCGCACAAAGGCGTGCACGAAGGCCACGTCGCCGCAGAAGTTATCGCCGGCATGAAGCACTACTTCGATCCGAAAGTGATCCCATCCATCGCTTACACCGAGCCGGAAGTGGCGTGGGTGGGTCTGACCGAGAAAGAAGCGAAAGAGAAAGGCATCAGCTACGAAACCTCCACCTTCCCGTGGGCGGCTTCCGGCCGTGCGATCGCTTCCGACTGTGCAGACGGCATGACCAAACTGATCTTCGACAAAGAAACTCACCGCATCATCGGTGGCGCGATTGTCGGCACCAACGGCGGCGAACTGCTGGGTGAAATCGGTCTGGCTATCGAGATGGGCTGCGACGCAGAAGACATCGCGCTGACCATCCACGCTCACCCGACCCTGCACGAATCCGTGGGCCTGGCGGCGGAAATCTACGAAGGCAGCATCACCGATCTGCCTAACCCGAAAGCCAAGAAGAAGTAA
- the acnB gene encoding bifunctional aconitate hydratase 2/2-methylisocitrate dehydratase has protein sequence MLEEYRKHVAERAAEGIAPKPLDATQMAALVELLKNPPKGEEEFLLDLLINRVPPGVDEAAYVKAGFLAAIAKGEATSPLVTPEKAIELLGTMQGGYNIHPLIEALDNEKLAPIAAKALSHTLLMFDNFYDVEEKAKAGNPHAKQIMQSWADAEWYLSRPELAEKITVTVFKVTGETNTDDLSPAPDAWSRPDIPLHALAMLKNEREGIVPDQPGSVGPIKQIELLNKKGFPLAYVGDVVGTGSSRKSATNSVLWFMGDDIPHVPNKRGGGVVLGGKIAPIFFNTMEDAGALPIEVDVSELNMGDVIDVYPYKGEVRNHETGALIANFELKTDVLLDEVRAGGRIPLIIGRGLTTKAREALGLPHSDVFRIAKPVAASSKGFSLAQKMVGRACGVAGIRPGEYCEPKMTSVGSQDTTGPMTRDELKDLACLGFSADLVMQSFCHTAAYPKPVDVTTHHTLPDFIMNRGGVSLRPGDGVIHSWLNRMLLPDTVGTGGDSHTRFPIGISFPAGSGLVAFAAATGVMPLDMPESVLVRFKGKMQPGITLRDLVHAIPYYAIQQGLLTVEKKGKKNIFSGRILEIEGLPDLKVEQAFELTDASAERSAAGCTIKLDKAPIEEYLNSNIVLLKWMISEGYGDRRTLERRIQGMEKWLADPQLLEGDADAEYAAVIDIDLNEIKEPILCAPNDPDDARLLSDVANSKIDEVFIGSCMTNIGHFRAAGKLLDQHKGQLPTRLWVAPPTKMDAAQLTEEGYYSVFGKSGARIEIPGCSLCMGNQARVADGATVVSTSTRNFPNRLGTGANVYLASAELAAVASLLGRLPTPDEYQTYMAQVDKTAADTYRYLNFDQLGQYTEKADGVIFQTAV, from the coding sequence GTGCTAGAAGAATACCGTAAGCACGTAGCCGAGCGTGCTGCTGAGGGCATCGCCCCTAAGCCGCTAGACGCCACCCAAATGGCCGCGCTGGTCGAACTACTGAAGAATCCGCCAAAAGGCGAAGAAGAATTCCTGTTAGACCTGCTGATTAACCGTGTTCCACCGGGCGTCGACGAAGCCGCCTACGTCAAAGCAGGTTTCCTGGCGGCCATCGCCAAAGGTGAAGCGACATCCCCCCTGGTTACCCCCGAGAAAGCGATTGAACTGTTAGGCACCATGCAGGGTGGCTATAACATTCATCCGCTGATCGAAGCGCTGGACAACGAGAAGCTGGCGCCGATCGCCGCCAAAGCGCTGTCCCACACGCTGCTGATGTTCGACAACTTCTACGACGTGGAAGAGAAGGCCAAGGCCGGTAACCCGCACGCCAAACAGATCATGCAGTCCTGGGCCGACGCCGAATGGTACCTGTCGCGCCCGGAGCTGGCGGAAAAGATCACCGTCACCGTGTTCAAAGTCACCGGCGAAACCAACACCGACGACCTGTCTCCGGCGCCGGACGCCTGGTCGCGCCCGGACATCCCGCTGCACGCGCTGGCGATGCTGAAAAACGAACGTGAAGGCATCGTGCCGGATCAGCCTGGCAGCGTCGGCCCGATCAAACAGATCGAGCTGCTGAACAAGAAAGGCTTCCCGCTGGCCTACGTCGGCGACGTGGTCGGCACCGGTTCCTCCCGTAAATCCGCCACCAACTCGGTGCTGTGGTTCATGGGCGACGACATCCCGCACGTGCCGAACAAGCGCGGCGGCGGCGTGGTGCTGGGCGGCAAGATTGCGCCTATCTTCTTCAACACCATGGAAGATGCCGGCGCCTTGCCGATCGAAGTGGACGTGTCCGAGCTGAACATGGGCGACGTGATCGACGTTTACCCGTACAAAGGTGAAGTGCGCAACCACGAGACCGGCGCGCTGATCGCCAACTTCGAGCTGAAAACCGACGTGCTGCTGGATGAAGTGCGCGCCGGCGGCCGTATCCCGCTGATCATCGGCCGCGGCCTGACCACCAAGGCGCGCGAAGCGCTGGGCCTGCCGCACAGCGACGTGTTCCGCATCGCCAAACCGGTTGCCGCCAGCAGCAAAGGCTTCTCGCTGGCGCAGAAAATGGTCGGCCGCGCCTGCGGCGTCGCCGGCATTCGCCCTGGCGAATACTGCGAACCGAAGATGACCTCCGTCGGCTCTCAGGACACCACCGGCCCGATGACCCGCGATGAGCTGAAAGACCTGGCCTGCCTCGGCTTCTCCGCCGATCTGGTCATGCAGTCGTTCTGCCACACCGCTGCGTACCCGAAACCGGTCGACGTGACCACGCACCACACGCTGCCTGATTTCATCATGAACCGCGGCGGCGTCTCGCTGCGCCCGGGCGACGGCGTGATCCACTCCTGGCTGAACCGCATGCTGCTGCCTGACACCGTCGGCACCGGCGGCGATTCCCACACCCGCTTCCCGATCGGCATCTCCTTCCCGGCCGGTTCCGGCCTGGTGGCGTTTGCCGCCGCGACCGGCGTGATGCCGCTGGATATGCCTGAGTCGGTGCTGGTGCGCTTCAAAGGCAAAATGCAGCCGGGCATCACCCTGCGCGATTTGGTGCACGCCATCCCTTACTACGCGATCCAGCAAGGTCTGCTGACCGTCGAGAAGAAGGGCAAGAAAAACATCTTCTCCGGCCGCATTCTGGAGATCGAAGGCCTGCCGGATCTGAAGGTCGAGCAGGCGTTTGAGCTGACCGATGCGTCCGCCGAACGTTCCGCTGCCGGTTGTACCATCAAGCTGGACAAGGCGCCGATCGAAGAGTACCTGAACTCCAACATCGTGCTGCTGAAGTGGATGATTTCCGAAGGCTACGGCGATCGCCGTACGCTGGAGCGCCGTATTCAGGGCATGGAAAAATGGCTGGCGGATCCGCAACTGCTGGAAGGCGATGCGGATGCGGAATACGCAGCGGTGATCGACATCGATCTGAACGAGATCAAAGAGCCGATCCTGTGCGCGCCGAACGATCCTGACGACGCGCGCCTGCTGTCCGACGTGGCCAACAGCAAGATCGATGAAGTGTTCATCGGCTCTTGCATGACCAACATCGGCCACTTCCGCGCGGCCGGCAAGCTGCTGGATCAGCACAAGGGCCAGTTGCCGACCCGTCTGTGGGTGGCGCCGCCAACCAAGATGGATGCGGCTCAGCTGACCGAAGAAGGCTACTACAGCGTCTTCGGCAAGAGCGGCGCGCGTATCGAGATCCCGGGCTGCTCGCTGTGCATGGGCAACCAGGCGCGCGTGGCGGACGGCGCGACGGTGGTTTCCACCTCGACCCGTAACTTCCCGAACCGTCTGGGCACCGGCGCTAACGTCTATCTGGCGTCTGCTGAACTGGCCGCGGTAGCGTCCCTGCTGGGCCGCCTGCCGACGCCGGACGAGTACCAGACCTATATGGCGCAGGTCGACAAGACGGCGGCGGATACCTACCGCTACCTGAACTTTGACCAGCTGGGGCAGTACACCGAAAAAGCCGACGGCGTGATCTTCCAAACCGCCGTGTAA
- the yacL gene encoding protein YacL has protein sequence MDYEFLRDVTGQVIVRFSMGHEAIGHWINEEVKGDFNLLDRIEAGAAEVKGSERQWQLEGHEYTLLMDGEEVMIRANQLEFEGDEMEEGMNYYDEESLSFCGVEDFLRVLKAYRSFMLKY, from the coding sequence ATGGATTACGAATTTCTGCGTGACGTCACCGGTCAGGTGATCGTCAGATTTTCGATGGGGCATGAAGCGATTGGCCACTGGATCAACGAAGAAGTCAAAGGCGATTTCAACCTGCTGGACCGCATTGAAGCCGGCGCGGCCGAGGTCAAAGGCAGCGAGCGTCAATGGCAGCTGGAAGGCCATGAATATACGCTGCTGATGGATGGTGAAGAAGTGATGATCCGCGCCAATCAGCTGGAGTTCGAGGGCGATGAAATGGAAGAGGGGATGAACTATTACGACGAAGAAAGCCTCTCATTCTGCGGCGTTGAGGACTTCCTGCGGGTGTTGAAAGCCTATCGTTCTTTCATGCTGAAGTACTAA
- the speD gene encoding adenosylmethionine decarboxylase, with translation MHKLKLHGFNNLTKSLSFCIYDICYAKTADDRDGYIAYIDEQYNANRLTEILSETCSIIGANILNIARQDYEPQGASVTILVSEEPIDPKDVDTSEHPGPLPNTVVAHLDKSHICVHTYPESHPEGGLCTFRADIEVSTCGVISPLKALNYLIHQLESDIVTMDYRVRGFTRDVNGVKHYIDHEINSIQNFMSEDIKALYHMMDVNVYQENIFHTKMLLKDFDLKHYLFNAQPEALSAAERKQITDLLWKEMQEIYYGRNIPHL, from the coding sequence TTGCATAAGCTAAAACTGCACGGCTTCAACAACCTGACCAAGAGCCTGAGTTTTTGTATTTACGATATTTGTTACGCCAAAACCGCGGACGATCGCGATGGCTATATCGCCTACATAGACGAACAATATAACGCCAACCGGTTAACCGAGATCCTGAGCGAAACCTGCTCGATCATCGGCGCCAATATTCTGAACATCGCGCGTCAGGACTACGAGCCGCAGGGCGCCAGCGTCACCATCCTGGTCAGCGAAGAGCCGATCGATCCGAAAGACGTCGATACGTCGGAACACCCCGGTCCGCTGCCAAATACGGTCGTCGCGCACCTGGACAAAAGCCATATCTGCGTACACACCTACCCGGAAAGCCATCCGGAAGGCGGACTGTGCACCTTCCGCGCCGATATCGAGGTTTCGACCTGCGGCGTCATTTCGCCCCTCAAGGCGCTGAACTATTTAATTCACCAGCTGGAATCCGACATCGTCACCATGGACTATCGTGTGCGTGGTTTTACCCGCGACGTGAACGGCGTGAAACATTACATCGATCATGAGATCAATTCGATCCAGAACTTTATGTCGGAAGACATCAAGGCGCTGTACCACATGATGGACGTGAACGTTTACCAGGAAAATATCTTCCATACCAAGATGTTGCTGAAGGATTTCGATCTGAAGCACTACCTGTTTAACGCGCAACCGGAGGCGTTGAGCGCCGCCGAGCGCAAGCAGATCACCGATCTGTTATGGAAAGAGATGCAGGAAATCTATTACGGCCGCAATATTCCGCATCTGTGA
- the speE gene encoding polyamine aminopropyltransferase, whose translation MTQKEIWYETLHTGFGQYFSVEKVLYREKTDHQDLVIFENPELGRVMALDGVVQTTERDEFIYHEMLTHVPLLAHGRAKKVLIIGGGDGGMLREVSRHPGVEQITMVEIDAGVVEFCRQYLPNHSAGAYDDPRFKLVIDDGVNFVNQTDETFDVIISDCTDPIGPGESLFTSAFYEGCARCLNEGGIFVAQNGVCFLQQDETVNSHAKLSRYFSDVSFYQAAIPTYYGGIMTFAWASQDPALRQRDLPALQQRFNQSGLHCRYYNPAIHVGSFALPQYLLNALNVTR comes from the coding sequence ATGACCCAGAAAGAAATTTGGTACGAAACGCTGCATACGGGCTTCGGCCAGTACTTCTCGGTAGAGAAGGTGCTGTACCGCGAGAAGACCGATCATCAGGATCTGGTGATCTTCGAGAACCCGGAGCTGGGGCGCGTGATGGCGCTCGACGGCGTGGTGCAAACCACCGAGCGTGACGAGTTCATCTATCACGAAATGCTGACCCACGTGCCGCTGCTGGCGCACGGCCGGGCGAAGAAAGTGCTGATCATCGGCGGCGGCGACGGCGGCATGCTGCGTGAAGTCAGCCGGCACCCTGGCGTGGAGCAGATCACCATGGTCGAGATCGACGCCGGCGTCGTCGAGTTCTGCCGCCAGTACCTGCCCAACCACAGCGCCGGCGCCTATGACGATCCGCGCTTCAAGCTGGTGATCGACGACGGCGTCAACTTCGTGAATCAAACCGACGAAACGTTCGATGTGATCATCTCCGACTGCACCGATCCGATCGGCCCCGGCGAAAGCCTGTTCACCTCGGCGTTTTATGAAGGCTGCGCCCGCTGCCTGAATGAGGGCGGCATTTTCGTCGCGCAGAACGGCGTCTGTTTCCTGCAGCAGGACGAGACGGTCAACAGCCACGCCAAACTGAGCCGCTACTTTAGCGACGTCAGCTTCTATCAGGCGGCGATCCCGACCTATTACGGCGGCATCATGACCTTCGCCTGGGCGAGCCAGGACCCGGCGCTGCGCCAGCGCGATCTGCCTGCCCTGCAACAGCGCTTTAACCAAAGCGGCCTACACTGCCGTTATTACAACCCGGCAATTCACGTCGGCAGCTTTGCCCTGCCGCAATATTTGCTCAATGCCCTGAACGTAACACGTTAA
- a CDS encoding YacC family pilotin-like protein yields MKKTTLSMLLLAMLGFSNASLALNESEAEDLADLTAVFIYLKNDCGYNDLPNAQIKRAIVYFAQQNRWDLSNYNSFNMKALGEDSYRDLSGIAIPTPKKCKSLARDSLSLLAYAN; encoded by the coding sequence ATGAAAAAAACAACGTTATCGATGCTGTTGCTGGCGATGCTGGGCTTCTCCAACGCCAGTCTGGCGCTGAATGAATCCGAGGCGGAAGATCTGGCCGATCTGACGGCGGTATTTATTTATTTGAAAAATGATTGCGGCTACAACGATTTGCCAAACGCGCAAATCAAACGCGCCATTGTCTATTTCGCGCAACAAAACCGCTGGGATTTGAGCAACTACAACAGTTTCAATATGAAGGCGCTGGGCGAAGACAGCTATCGGGATCTCAGCGGCATCGCCATTCCAACGCCCAAGAAGTGTAAATCGCTGGCGCGCGACTCGTTGAGCCTGCTGGCCTACGCCAATTAA
- the cueO gene encoding multicopper oxidase CueO, whose protein sequence is MLRRDFIKLTAALGAASALPLWSRAAWAADRPALPVPPLLTPDAQGKIALALQAGETRWLPGAATKTWGFNGALLGPAVKLQRGQPVTVDIKNRLAEASTVHWHGLEIPGDVDGGPQALIHPGATRTVNFTVDQPAATCWFHPHTHGKTGSQVMMGLAGLVLLEDDESAKLPLPKTWGQDDIPVILQDKRLGKDAQIEYRLDVMSAAVGWFGDRMFTNGAQYPQHLAPRGWLRLRFLNGCNARSLNLAASDNRPLYVIASDGGFLAEPVKLTELPMLMGERFEVLVDASDGKAFDIVTLPVKQMGMTLAPFDQPLPVLRIQPSLAQGIKTMPDSLVKLPALPAITGIQERWLQLMMDPQLDMLGMQALMDRYGHQAMAGMSMNHGATGGADMQGMDHGNMKGMEKGGMQGMDHGNMKGMDHGKMAGMDHGGAQGKAKPFDFSHGNMINGKAFDMTKPMFAAKRGQYEKWTISGEGDMMLHPFHIHGTQFRILSENGKPPAAHRSGWKDTVRVEGWRSEVLVRFDHPASSEHAYMAHCHLLEHEDTGMMMGFTVDE, encoded by the coding sequence ATGTTACGCCGTGATTTTATTAAATTAACCGCCGCGCTGGGCGCGGCGAGCGCATTGCCGTTATGGAGCCGAGCCGCCTGGGCGGCCGATAGGCCGGCCCTGCCGGTACCGCCGCTGTTGACGCCCGACGCGCAGGGAAAGATTGCGCTGGCGCTGCAGGCGGGGGAAACCCGCTGGTTGCCGGGCGCCGCCACCAAAACCTGGGGATTCAACGGCGCGCTGCTCGGGCCGGCGGTGAAGCTGCAGCGTGGCCAGCCGGTGACGGTCGATATCAAAAACCGCCTGGCGGAGGCCAGTACCGTCCACTGGCACGGTCTGGAAATTCCCGGCGACGTCGATGGCGGCCCGCAGGCGCTGATCCATCCCGGCGCGACGCGCACGGTGAATTTCACCGTTGATCAACCGGCGGCCACCTGCTGGTTCCACCCGCATACGCACGGTAAAACCGGCAGCCAGGTGATGATGGGGCTGGCGGGGCTGGTGCTGCTGGAAGACGACGAAAGCGCCAAACTGCCGCTGCCGAAAACCTGGGGGCAGGATGATATTCCGGTGATCCTGCAGGATAAGCGGCTGGGCAAAGACGCGCAGATCGAATACCGCCTGGACGTGATGAGCGCGGCGGTGGGCTGGTTTGGCGATCGCATGTTCACCAACGGCGCGCAGTATCCGCAACATCTGGCGCCGCGCGGCTGGCTGCGTCTGCGTTTCCTCAACGGTTGTAACGCCCGCTCGCTGAATCTGGCGGCCAGTGACAACCGTCCGCTGTACGTTATCGCCAGCGACGGCGGTTTCCTGGCGGAGCCGGTGAAGCTGACCGAGCTGCCGATGCTGATGGGCGAACGCTTTGAAGTATTGGTCGATGCCTCGGATGGGAAAGCATTCGATATCGTGACGCTGCCGGTGAAGCAGATGGGCATGACGTTGGCGCCGTTCGATCAACCGCTGCCGGTGCTGCGCATTCAGCCCTCGCTGGCGCAGGGCATTAAAACCATGCCGGATAGCCTGGTGAAGCTGCCGGCATTGCCTGCTATCACCGGTATCCAGGAGCGCTGGCTACAGCTGATGATGGATCCGCAGCTGGATATGCTGGGCATGCAGGCGCTGATGGATCGCTATGGCCACCAGGCGATGGCTGGCATGAGCATGAATCATGGCGCGACGGGTGGCGCAGACATGCAAGGCATGGACCACGGTAACATGAAAGGCATGGAGAAGGGCGGCATGCAGGGCATGGATCACGGCAACATGAAAGGCATGGATCATGGCAAGATGGCCGGGATGGATCACGGCGGCGCGCAGGGCAAAGCCAAACCGTTCGACTTCAGCCACGGCAACATGATCAACGGCAAGGCCTTCGACATGACCAAGCCGATGTTCGCCGCCAAACGTGGCCAGTATGAGAAATGGACCATTTCTGGTGAGGGCGACATGATGTTGCACCCGTTCCACATTCACGGCACCCAGTTCCGTATCTTGTCGGAAAACGGCAAACCGCCGGCGGCGCATCGCAGCGGCTGGAAGGACACGGTGCGCGTCGAAGGGTGGCGCAGCGAAGTGCTGGTGCGCTTCGATCATCCGGCAAGCAGC